A section of the Clostridium felsineum DSM 794 genome encodes:
- a CDS encoding single-stranded DNA-binding protein, which translates to MNKVVLIGRLTKDPELKFTPGSGTAVAQFNIAVDRRFKKEGKPEADFIPIVVWGKQAESVSNYMSKGRLIGISGRIQTRSYDSKDGTRRYVTEIIAEETQFLDYGSNVNTSSSGNQSGSMDISHNNDITPIDDGDIPF; encoded by the coding sequence ATGAATAAGGTTGTATTAATAGGAAGATTAACTAAAGATCCTGAGTTGAAATTTACTCCAGGAAGTGGGACAGCGGTAGCACAATTTAATATAGCTGTAGATAGAAGATTTAAAAAAGAAGGTAAGCCAGAGGCAGATTTTATTCCTATCGTTGTATGGGGAAAACAAGCGGAATCGGTATCAAACTATATGTCAAAAGGTAGGCTTATAGGTATTAGCGGAAGAATACAAACTAGATCATATGATTCCAAAGATGGAACTAGAAGATATGTTACAGAAATCATAGCTGAGGAAACTCAATTTTTAGATTATGGTTCTAATGTAAATACAAGTAGTAGCGGAAATCAAAGTGGCTCAATGGATATATCACATAATAATGATATAACACCAATAGATGATGGGGACATTCCATTTTGA
- the dnaN gene encoding DNA polymerase III subunit beta, whose product MRFSCDKNNLLSSLEVATRAVNGRNTMKVLTGILIEVKDGEVTITGSELDLTIDSSFKVLDFENGQTVVDAKLLLEYVKKLKNGSISVFTEGERLVVKSGRSSSGFITMDSKDYPKKVINSNETQINVLASELATSIKEILYAVANSEIRPILTGVLFEIKDGELKLVAMDGYRLSMSTVAADSEKDILIVIPGKALKEVLKLLPKNTDTNNDKDIDVRLSISDNFANFIIGNIAIDIRLLEGDFVKYSNLIKKEFKTTIVVNKEELNSVLDRASIMDEKNNLIKMDITENKIIVTSNSNVGSVNDEVEIKSFQGSKLIIAFNSKYWLELLSALSTEDGNIEINLNRNIDCVIIKKVNDDSFTGLILPVRLIGELKESA is encoded by the coding sequence ATGAGATTTTCATGTGATAAAAATAATTTACTAAGTAGTTTAGAAGTTGCAACGAGAGCTGTTAATGGTAGGAATACCATGAAAGTTCTCACTGGAATATTGATAGAAGTAAAAGATGGAGAGGTAACTATAACAGGAAGTGAATTAGATTTAACTATTGATTCATCATTTAAAGTTTTAGATTTTGAAAATGGACAGACTGTTGTTGATGCTAAATTACTTTTAGAATATGTTAAGAAATTAAAAAATGGAAGTATATCAGTTTTTACAGAGGGAGAGAGGTTGGTTGTAAAGTCTGGAAGGTCTAGTTCTGGCTTTATAACAATGGATTCTAAGGATTACCCTAAAAAAGTAATCAATTCAAATGAAACTCAAATAAATGTACTTGCTTCTGAATTAGCGACAAGCATAAAAGAGATATTATATGCAGTTGCTAATTCAGAGATAAGACCAATCCTTACAGGGGTTTTATTTGAGATAAAAGATGGAGAATTAAAATTAGTTGCTATGGATGGGTATAGACTATCAATGTCAACTGTGGCTGCTGATTCAGAAAAAGATATATTAATTGTAATACCAGGAAAAGCACTTAAGGAAGTATTAAAGCTACTTCCTAAAAATACTGATACCAACAATGATAAGGATATAGATGTAAGACTTAGTATATCAGATAATTTTGCGAACTTCATTATAGGTAATATAGCTATTGATATAAGACTGCTAGAAGGAGATTTTGTAAAATACAGTAATTTGATAAAGAAAGAATTTAAAACAACTATAGTAGTTAATAAAGAAGAATTAAATAGTGTTCTTGATAGGGCTTCAATAATGGATGAAAAAAATAATTTGATTAAGATGGATATTACGGAAAATAAAATTATAGTTACGTCAAACAGTAATGTAGGAAGTGTTAATGATGAGGTTGAGATAAAAAGTTTTCAAGGAAGTAAATTAATTATAGCTTTTAATTCAAAATATTGGCTTGAACTGCTTTCAGCTTTAAGTACTGAAGATGGAAATATAGAAATAAATTTAAATAGAAATATAGATTGTGTAATTATTAAAAAGGTGAATGATGATAGCTTCACTGGACTTATTTTGCCAGTAAGATTAATTGGAGAATTGAAGGAAAGTGCTTAA